One Balneola sp. DNA window includes the following coding sequences:
- a CDS encoding NYN domain-containing protein — protein MNTKERVGIYVDAVNVTMNGGFGLRYDILRKFACRGGGVASRLNVYLCYDEDRLKDDREYRQKTQRFCEVLRDFEYKVTEKSLHTYTNYETGEKTSKSTVDMDMAVDMLVQADHLDKVVLLSSSGSYVSVVNAIQNKGCRVELVSFDNVSTSLKKAVDSSVSGYLIPGLLPIESPYDWGENRSRVRGVCYDFSQDDGYGFLRFLTRKNNCLWITDSRDEDSPYKTVFAHISEFEDDFDTSYLPSRELIFEFDVTENDKGLISENIVLVSAP, from the coding sequence ATGAATACCAAGGAACGCGTCGGGATATATGTTGATGCCGTAAATGTAACCATGAACGGAGGATTTGGACTCCGTTATGATATTCTCAGAAAGTTTGCTTGCCGTGGAGGCGGCGTGGCATCGCGACTCAATGTCTATTTGTGCTACGATGAAGATCGCCTAAAAGATGATCGGGAATATCGCCAGAAGACGCAGCGGTTTTGTGAAGTGTTGAGGGATTTTGAATATAAAGTCACTGAGAAATCTCTTCATACCTATACCAATTACGAAACAGGAGAAAAGACCTCAAAATCAACGGTTGATATGGACATGGCTGTAGACATGCTGGTTCAAGCTGATCACCTTGATAAAGTCGTATTGCTTAGCAGCAGCGGTAGTTATGTGAGTGTTGTGAACGCCATTCAGAATAAAGGCTGTCGGGTAGAGTTAGTGAGCTTTGATAATGTGTCTACTTCCTTAAAAAAAGCCGTGGATTCTTCCGTTTCGGGCTACCTGATTCCGGGCTTACTGCCCATTGAATCTCCCTATGACTGGGGCGAAAACAGATCGCGTGTGCGGGGTGTCTGCTATGATTTTTCTCAGGATGATGGCTATGGCTTTCTTCGATTCTTAACCCGCAAAAACAACTGCCTCTGGATTACCGATTCCCGGGATGAAGACTCTCCTTACAAAACAGTTTTTGCCCATATCTCTGAATTTGAAGACGACTTCGACACAAGTTACCTCCCCAGCCGGGAGCTAATTTTTGAGTTCGATGTCACCGAAAACGATAAGGGACTTATATCAGAAAATATTGTCTTGGTGAGTGCACCGTAG
- a CDS encoding MFS transporter, which translates to MNTTQTRLSIMMFLQFFIWGAFFVTMGAYLLEVFSGEEGLNTIIGSAYATHNWAGLLAPVFVGLIADRYFNAERVNGVSHIIGAGLLWYAASVTDPGVFIWVMLAYFLLYMPTLALVNAISFANMEDPDKEFPKVRVWGTIGWIVAGFIVAQTVLGFIDIPLLAWLTGVESNIQSTNIPLKVSAVLSLVYGFYSFTLPATPPSAKGEKFNVKEALGLDALKLLTNKNFAVFSFCSFAISIPLAFYYARTNDFIAAVAFGEQSPSFMAIGQISEVFFMLLIPFFLLRLGVKWMLLVGMLAWTARYLLFGLFPSTTGLVILGIALHGICYDFFFVTGQLYVDKKAPKHLRASAQGFFNLLTYGAGMLIGNYLLGWWGDNISLDGSTTAGWMESAASFWVMPAILALVVAVVFFALFWDKEVEDEQELKEAL; encoded by the coding sequence ATGAACACTACTCAGACAAGACTGAGCATTATGATGTTTCTCCAATTCTTTATTTGGGGAGCATTTTTTGTAACCATGGGAGCCTACTTATTGGAGGTTTTTTCAGGTGAAGAAGGACTCAATACAATTATTGGCTCAGCCTATGCAACTCATAACTGGGCGGGTTTACTGGCACCGGTATTTGTTGGTTTAATTGCCGACCGATATTTTAATGCTGAGCGCGTGAATGGAGTGTCTCATATTATTGGAGCAGGACTGCTTTGGTATGCAGCATCAGTAACAGATCCGGGTGTTTTTATTTGGGTGATGTTAGCCTACTTCTTACTGTACATGCCTACGTTGGCGTTAGTTAATGCAATCTCCTTTGCGAACATGGAAGATCCCGATAAAGAATTTCCTAAGGTTCGGGTATGGGGAACTATTGGCTGGATTGTAGCGGGATTTATCGTTGCCCAAACGGTTCTTGGGTTTATTGATATTCCATTATTAGCATGGTTAACAGGAGTTGAGAGTAATATCCAGTCAACCAATATTCCGCTTAAAGTCAGTGCGGTATTATCTCTCGTATATGGTTTTTACAGTTTCACTTTACCCGCCACCCCGCCTTCAGCAAAAGGCGAGAAGTTCAATGTAAAAGAAGCCCTGGGTTTGGATGCACTCAAGCTTCTAACCAATAAAAACTTTGCGGTCTTTTCATTCTGTAGCTTTGCTATCAGCATTCCTTTGGCTTTCTATTATGCCCGTACCAATGACTTTATCGCAGCCGTAGCTTTTGGTGAGCAATCGCCTTCTTTTATGGCTATTGGCCAGATTAGTGAAGTGTTCTTTATGCTGCTGATTCCCTTCTTCCTGCTCCGGTTAGGGGTAAAATGGATGCTCTTGGTAGGCATGTTAGCATGGACAGCCCGTTATTTACTGTTCGGGCTTTTCCCAAGTACTACGGGCTTGGTGATTCTTGGGATCGCACTTCATGGAATTTGTTACGATTTCTTCTTTGTAACCGGTCAGCTATACGTTGATAAGAAAGCACCGAAACACCTTCGGGCAAGTGCTCAAGGGTTCTTTAACCTGCTTACATACGGAGCCGGTATGTTGATTGGGAATTACCTGCTGGGTTGGTGGGGAGATAACATCAGTTTGGATGGCTCAACCACTGCGGGCTGGATGGAAAGTGCGGCTTCATTTTGGGTGATGCCGGCAATACTGGCGCTGGTTGTTGCGGTTGTATTCTTTGCTCTATTTTGGGACAAAGAAGTGGAAGATGAACAAGAATTAAAAGAAGCACTTTAG
- the cadA gene encoding cadmium-translocating P-type ATPase, giving the protein MQFIRKYYEVFWSALFLAAALIVQHAFSFSGNEFIFLPLYGISYLFVGGPVWIKAFKSIQKGTIFSEFMLMGIATVGAFAIGEYAEGVAVMLFYMVGEYAQGNAVRKARHSIESLINQQPDTADVERNGEVQQVHPSEVKPGEIIHVKPGAKVPLDGELITNRASFNAAALTGESKPMTRNAGEEVWAGSVNELIAVKIKVTKDYEDSRLSDILNMVQEASQRKAPTQRFITSFAKVYTPIVVWLATALTFLPWLFLDSYVFEEWFYRALIFLVVSCPCGLVISIPLGYFGGIGAASKNGILLKGSDYLDQLRKMDTLFLDKTGTLTEGSFEVQKIEPANGAATDQILALAASLERHSTHPVAKAILSYANGQELTEAQDVQEIPGRGLKGVMSGDQVLAGNLKLMEEHNVQVSQTEEDDPSTFVYVASGGQHLGTIHIADRIKPDTVQALKDLRELGVKKLIMLSGDNEKTTRFMADKMGLTDAYGGLLPDDKFNKVKDALSSEHIVGFMGDGLNDAPVITLADVGIAMGGIGSDAAIETADVVIQTDQPSKLPQAIRISRFTHKIVWQNIGFALGIKVLVMGLATVGLATMWEAIFADVGVALIAIGNAIRVQRKFSEEKISLSSFFGFDDENSDINNTPETCCEVC; this is encoded by the coding sequence ATGCAATTTATTAGGAAATATTACGAGGTCTTTTGGTCAGCTTTATTTTTAGCTGCTGCACTTATTGTTCAGCATGCATTTTCTTTTTCAGGAAATGAATTCATTTTCTTGCCACTTTATGGAATCTCCTATCTCTTTGTTGGCGGTCCGGTTTGGATAAAAGCTTTTAAGTCCATTCAAAAAGGCACGATTTTCAGTGAGTTTATGCTGATGGGAATTGCTACCGTTGGAGCCTTTGCCATCGGAGAATATGCCGAGGGAGTGGCGGTCATGCTCTTTTATATGGTTGGTGAATATGCTCAGGGCAATGCCGTCCGAAAAGCCCGGCATTCCATAGAATCACTCATTAATCAACAACCGGATACCGCTGATGTTGAGCGTAATGGAGAAGTACAGCAAGTTCATCCCTCGGAAGTAAAGCCGGGTGAAATAATCCATGTAAAACCGGGAGCCAAGGTTCCGTTAGATGGTGAATTGATCACAAACCGAGCTTCTTTCAACGCCGCGGCCCTAACCGGCGAATCCAAACCTATGACGCGAAATGCCGGGGAGGAAGTCTGGGCCGGTTCGGTGAATGAGTTGATTGCGGTCAAAATTAAAGTGACCAAAGACTACGAAGATTCCCGCCTATCAGACATCCTGAATATGGTTCAGGAAGCCTCACAGAGAAAAGCCCCAACACAAAGATTTATCACCAGCTTTGCCAAGGTTTATACGCCAATCGTAGTTTGGCTGGCCACCGCACTTACATTCTTACCCTGGCTCTTTTTGGATAGTTATGTATTTGAAGAATGGTTCTACCGGGCATTGATTTTTCTAGTTGTCTCCTGTCCATGCGGACTTGTCATATCAATTCCTTTAGGATATTTCGGAGGGATTGGGGCTGCCTCAAAAAATGGGATTCTCCTAAAAGGCTCCGATTATCTTGACCAGCTTCGCAAAATGGATACCTTGTTTTTAGACAAAACCGGAACCTTAACGGAAGGTTCTTTTGAAGTCCAAAAAATTGAACCTGCGAACGGAGCTGCAACTGATCAGATTCTTGCATTAGCAGCTTCTTTGGAACGCCACTCCACACATCCCGTAGCCAAAGCCATTCTGAGTTATGCGAATGGACAGGAGCTTACGGAAGCACAAGATGTTCAAGAAATCCCAGGAAGAGGTCTAAAGGGAGTTATGTCAGGAGATCAGGTTCTTGCCGGAAACCTAAAGCTCATGGAAGAACATAATGTTCAGGTTTCTCAAACTGAGGAAGATGATCCTTCTACCTTTGTTTACGTTGCCTCAGGCGGACAACATCTGGGCACCATCCATATTGCTGATCGGATAAAACCCGATACCGTTCAGGCTCTTAAAGACCTCCGCGAGCTGGGCGTCAAAAAGTTGATTATGCTTTCCGGGGACAATGAAAAGACCACTCGTTTTATGGCCGACAAAATGGGGCTGACTGATGCTTATGGCGGGTTACTACCAGATGACAAATTTAATAAAGTGAAAGACGCTTTAAGTTCAGAACACATCGTCGGTTTTATGGGGGATGGACTGAATGATGCCCCGGTTATTACCTTAGCAGATGTGGGCATTGCTATGGGAGGAATTGGCTCAGACGCCGCCATTGAAACCGCCGATGTCGTCATCCAAACGGATCAACCTTCTAAACTCCCTCAGGCTATTCGCATTTCCCGGTTTACCCATAAAATTGTCTGGCAGAATATTGGCTTTGCTTTAGGCATCAAGGTGCTGGTTATGGGACTTGCAACGGTGGGTTTAGCCACTATGTGGGAAGCTATTTTTGCTGACGTCGGGGTTGCCCTAATCGCTATTGGGAATGCTATTCGGGTTCAACGAAAATTCTCGGAAGAAAAGATCTCACTGTCTTCCTTCTTTGGTTTTGATGATGAGAACTCAGATATAAATAACACTCCCGAAACATGCTGTGAAGTTTGCTGA
- a CDS encoding AraC family transcriptional regulator produces MSDKHFHIKNMVCSHCAEVLKEKLENADFQVEVIELGELTLNKPLKAARYNDLVKVIRENGFDIINDQNSKLVEQIKQLIIQLVRTGHELENTLSEYLSKKLHKDYQQLSRLFSGVEGKSIERYYILQKIERAKELIVYEEQSLSEIAYELGYSSQQHFSRQFKKETGLSPSHFSEIKENRRISIDEL; encoded by the coding sequence ATGTCTGATAAACACTTCCACATAAAAAACATGGTTTGCAGCCATTGCGCTGAAGTTCTCAAGGAAAAGCTGGAAAATGCTGATTTTCAGGTTGAAGTGATCGAACTTGGAGAACTGACGCTGAACAAACCCCTTAAAGCAGCTCGATACAATGATCTGGTGAAAGTGATTCGTGAAAATGGTTTTGATATTATTAACGATCAAAACAGCAAGCTGGTTGAGCAAATTAAGCAACTCATTATACAGCTGGTCCGCACCGGACATGAGCTTGAAAACACGCTGTCAGAATATCTTTCCAAAAAACTACACAAAGATTACCAACAGCTGAGCCGTTTATTTTCGGGAGTAGAAGGCAAATCTATCGAACGATATTACATCCTACAAAAGATAGAACGTGCCAAAGAACTCATCGTTTATGAAGAACAAAGCTTGAGTGAAATTGCCTATGAGCTTGGGTATAGCAGTCAGCAGCATTTCTCCAGACAGTTCAAAAAAGAAACCGGTTTATCGCCTTCTCATTTCAGTGAGATTAAAGAGAATCGCCGAATTTCAATTGATGAGCTTTAA
- a CDS encoding oxidoreductase: protein MQNRKLRMGMVGGGVGSFIGGVHRLAANLDGEIELVCGAFSSSPEKSKKTGEQLYLDSDRVYGSFKEMMEKEAALPDGKRMDFVSIVTPNHVHAEPALLAMEHGFPVIIDKPLCFNMEEAKAIQNKVNETGFPFALTHTYTGYPMVKQARSMVADGTIGPVKKITVEYPQGWLSEKLEADDNKQASWRTDPSKSGKAGAYGDIGTHAANMAEYVSGLTITKVLSKLSKVVEGRLLDDDASVLLEFEGGVPGVLACSQVSAGEENNIKVRVYGDKGGLEWQQKDNNSLTVKWLGKPNEVYRTGVDNEGYLSETAVANSRIPSGHPEGYLEAFANIYRNFAMHLRAHNAGEKHNMEVYDYPDVNEGVHGMALVDAVVESTEKGNLWVSVKN, encoded by the coding sequence ATGCAGAATAGAAAATTAAGAATGGGAATGGTTGGCGGAGGTGTTGGCTCTTTTATTGGAGGCGTTCATCGGCTGGCAGCTAATTTAGACGGTGAAATTGAACTGGTTTGCGGAGCTTTTAGCAGCAGCCCTGAAAAGTCAAAGAAAACCGGGGAACAACTCTACTTAGATTCGGATCGCGTTTACGGCTCTTTTAAAGAAATGATGGAGAAAGAGGCTGCCCTTCCTGATGGCAAGCGAATGGATTTTGTATCCATCGTAACGCCGAACCACGTGCATGCTGAGCCTGCTTTGTTGGCAATGGAGCACGGCTTTCCGGTTATCATCGATAAGCCGCTATGCTTTAATATGGAGGAAGCCAAGGCCATTCAGAATAAAGTAAACGAAACAGGTTTTCCATTTGCGCTGACCCACACCTACACCGGATACCCGATGGTAAAGCAAGCCCGTAGCATGGTAGCAGATGGAACCATCGGTCCTGTCAAAAAGATTACGGTTGAATATCCGCAGGGCTGGCTATCCGAGAAGCTCGAAGCTGATGATAACAAACAAGCTTCATGGCGGACAGATCCAAGCAAGTCAGGAAAGGCCGGCGCATATGGGGACATTGGAACGCACGCTGCTAATATGGCTGAGTATGTTTCCGGATTAACCATTACCAAAGTTTTGTCGAAACTTTCAAAAGTTGTAGAAGGCAGATTGCTGGACGATGATGCCTCTGTATTGTTAGAATTTGAAGGTGGAGTTCCGGGAGTTTTGGCTTGCTCACAGGTTTCGGCGGGAGAAGAGAATAATATTAAAGTCCGTGTTTACGGTGATAAAGGCGGCTTGGAGTGGCAACAAAAAGACAACAATTCATTAACGGTGAAATGGCTCGGTAAGCCGAATGAAGTGTACCGAACCGGTGTAGATAATGAAGGGTATTTGTCGGAGACTGCAGTAGCTAATTCCCGCATTCCCTCTGGCCACCCGGAAGGTTATCTCGAGGCTTTTGCCAATATCTATCGAAATTTCGCGATGCATCTCAGAGCTCATAATGCCGGAGAGAAGCACAACATGGAAGTGTATGATTACCCCGACGTGAATGAAGGCGTTCACGGAATGGCCTTGGTTGATGCCGTCGTAGAGTCCACCGAAAAAGGCAATCTGTGGGTTTCAGTAAAAAATTAA
- a CDS encoding AP endonuclease codes for MKTIKGPAIFLAQFLGDEEPFNNLKNICEWAKELGYEGVQIPAWDTRVIDIIKARDSKTYADEIKGIVEDAGLKITELATHLQGQLVAVHPAYDTMFDGFAPDPVKNNPKARQMWAVEQVKAAASVSSHWGIDVMASFSGALLWHTVYPWPQRPAGLVETGFKALADKWMPILDHCKNEGVKVCYELHPGEDLHDGITFERFLEATGNHESVGILYDPSHFVLQQLDYLQFIDFYHEHIGMFHAKDAEFNPTGKAGVYGSYSGWAERPGRFRSLGDGDTDFNAIFSKLSQYGFDGWAVLEWECCIKSPGQGAAEGAPFIADHIIEVTEKAFDDFAGEGADEAKNRKILGLD; via the coding sequence ATGAAAACGATTAAAGGACCGGCAATATTTTTGGCTCAATTTTTAGGTGATGAAGAGCCGTTTAATAATTTGAAAAACATCTGTGAGTGGGCAAAAGAACTGGGCTATGAAGGTGTTCAGATTCCGGCTTGGGATACTCGCGTTATTGATATTATAAAAGCCCGTGACAGCAAAACCTATGCTGATGAAATCAAAGGCATTGTAGAGGATGCAGGACTTAAAATCACAGAGCTGGCAACTCATCTCCAGGGACAATTAGTTGCCGTGCACCCTGCTTATGACACGATGTTTGATGGCTTTGCTCCTGATCCGGTAAAGAATAATCCGAAAGCCAGGCAAATGTGGGCAGTTGAACAAGTTAAAGCAGCAGCTTCGGTATCAAGTCACTGGGGGATTGATGTGATGGCGAGTTTTTCCGGCGCTCTACTCTGGCATACAGTGTATCCATGGCCTCAGCGTCCTGCAGGCTTGGTTGAAACCGGATTCAAAGCTTTAGCCGATAAATGGATGCCAATTCTTGACCACTGTAAAAATGAAGGCGTGAAGGTTTGTTATGAACTTCACCCCGGAGAAGACTTACACGACGGAATTACCTTTGAGCGATTTTTGGAAGCAACGGGAAATCACGAAAGTGTAGGTATCCTTTATGATCCGAGTCACTTTGTGTTGCAGCAACTTGACTACCTGCAGTTTATCGACTTCTATCATGAGCACATTGGGATGTTTCATGCCAAGGATGCAGAATTCAATCCAACCGGTAAGGCCGGAGTATATGGCAGTTATTCGGGATGGGCGGAACGACCAGGGCGTTTTCGGTCACTTGGTGATGGCGATACAGACTTCAACGCAATTTTCAGTAAGCTGAGCCAATATGGTTTTGATGGATGGGCGGTGTTGGAATGGGAATGCTGCATTAAGTCACCGGGACAAGGAGCCGCAGAAGGAGCTCCATTTATAGCAGATCACATTATCGAAGTCACTGAAAAAGCTTTTGACGATTTTGCCGGCGAGGGTGCTGATGAAGCTAAAAACCGAAAGATTTTAGGATTGGATTGA